A window of Microbacterium sp. BK668 genomic DNA:
GACGTCGTCGGGGTGGTCACATCCGTCGCGCAGCACCACGAGGACGGGCCGATCGCCCTCGCCCTCGTCCGGCGGACGACCCCCGTCGACGCGCCGCTGACGATCGACGCCGAGGACGTGCGGGTCGCCGGCGCGCAGGAGGTCATCGTGCCGCCCGAGGCCGGGGCGACAGCATCCGTCCCGCGCCTGACGCGGCTCTCCCGCCGCGCCCAGGCGAAATGAGCGACGACCCCGCGGCGGCGCCCGTCACTCAGGCGGTCCCCACGGGGTGGCGACACCGGCTCGACCCCCGCCCGGCCCTCGTGCGCGTGCGCGACTCGGGCAACTCGATCCTCCAGATCGTCGTGGCAGCGACCGGCGCGTACGCGTTCGCCCACTATGTGCTGGGTCACACCGCACCCCTCCTCGCCGCGACGGTCACGGTGGGAAGCCTCGGCCTCGTGCGAGACGCGCGTCCGCGCCAGGTGCTCGAGACGGTGATGGGGATGCTGGTGGGCATCCTGGTGGCGGAGTCCCTCTTCCTCCTGGCGGGCACCGGATGGTGGCAGATCGGTCTCGCACTCGGTCTCACGCTCGTCGTCGCGCGCTTCCTCTCACCTCAGCCGGGCTTCGCGATCGCGGCGGCGATCCAATCGCTCATCGTCATGGTGATCCCGTCGCCCGTGCCGTTCCTGCGACTCGTCGACGGCCTCGTGGGCGGTGTCGCCGCCCTGCTCGTCACGGCCCTCGTCCCGCGCAACGCCGTGCGCGCGGAGCGCGCCGACGCCGCGTCGCTCTTCCAGGCGCTCGACGGGGCGATCACGACGCTCGCGCAGGCGCTCCGCCGC
This region includes:
- a CDS encoding FUSC family protein, with the translated sequence MSDDPAAAPVTQAVPTGWRHRLDPRPALVRVRDSGNSILQIVVAATGAYAFAHYVLGHTAPLLAATVTVGSLGLVRDARPRQVLETVMGMLVGILVAESLFLLAGTGWWQIGLALGLTLVVARFLSPQPGFAIAAAIQSLIVMVIPSPVPFLRLVDGLVGGVAALLVTALVPRNAVRAERADAASLFQALDGAITTLAQALRRGDRLRAERGLEKARAVTPLVDRWRASLESGRSVARISPFLRRQRYELERHDRVRRSMDLAVRNARVIARRVVYLCDDGTPRPVVADVLAETARAIEVIASALDDISLEPAAREALTAVAARLDPRTIVPGASLGEQNLVLGIRPFVADLLAAAGMSEADARKVAPRI